A single genomic interval of Helianthus annuus cultivar XRQ/B chromosome 13, HanXRQr2.0-SUNRISE, whole genome shotgun sequence harbors:
- the LOC110897392 gene encoding glutathione S-transferase T3-like → MDPQAPAFDPFGFRSPQVPSPRENVERPLPIYEDDEVVPETQNLGDYEDDTGDDQDNVNEDAGNEEDDARGKKAKMERQSWSKYQEEALAKAWVHCSTDKKKGNQQTREDFWRRILDHYNATVGGSNQIVHQVRSKWLPMMTKINHFNDLYQQVDRTRDSGCDDLDVMKIALKDFQNKYPSGFQHVEAWEVVRKHDKWAQVPLLGEEGEGSAQKRKSVDTDPSIPDMNEDPSPQRTQR, encoded by the exons atggatCCTCAAGCCCCCGCCTTCGACCCGTTTGGTTTTCGTTCCCCACAAGTTCCATCTCCACGAGAAAACGTTGAACGCCCTCTACCTATTTACGAGGACGATGAagtagtgcccgaaactcaaaatttgggcgactATGAAGATGACACCGGCGACGATCAAGATAATGTGAATGAAGACGCCggcaacgaagaagatgacgcTCGGGGTAAAAAGGCGAAAATGGAGCGCCAATCTTGGTCAAAATACCAAGAAGAGGCAttggcgaaggcgtgggtacattgctctaccgacaaaaagaagggcaatcaacaaaCCCGCGAGGATTTTTGGCGTAGGATTTTAGATCATTATAACGCCACAGTTGGTGGAAGTAACCAGATCGtgcatcaagtacggtctaaatggcTACCGATGATGACGAAAATAAACCATTTCAACGACCTATACCAACAAgtg GATCGCACAAGAGATAGCGGGTGTGACGATCTCGACGTGATGAAAATCGCTTTAAAGGATTTTCAAAATAAATATCCGAGCGGTTTTCAACATGTCGAGGCatgggaggtcgttcgaaaacacgacaaatgggcccaagtcccattgttgGGTGAGGAAGGGGAAGGTTCGGCACAAAAAAGAAAGTCCGTTGACACGGACCCTTCTATACCCGATATGAACGAagacccctcgccacaaagaACACAACGGTGA